The DNA window GCGATAGTTTTGCCGATGGTACCGTAGGTTGCCGGCGTCGCTGCTATTGTAATGCCGATGAAAAAGGAACGCAATGGGACGAACTCATTACGGAAGTTGTGCCCGGAAAACGCCGTCAGCTGACCATTTACAACCTGGTTGACTTCGACATGACTGCCAACGGACTTTACACAGAGCAGCTTTACACGCCGCTTGATGGCGGCAAACGATGCCGGCTTACGCTTTCGTTGTTTTACAAAAATGCAGAACCATCAGTTTGGGAGCTTGTGAAAACACATCTCTCGTCGTGGAAAGCCGAAAGCATTTTTGCGCGTAACTTAGCCAACATCAAACGCAACATCGAGAAACAGCGATGAACATTGCAAGGCATTTTTTTACTTCGGCCGCTGCACATCCGCACAAAGCGGCAATAATCGACCGCGATGGCCGTGCAATAAGCTTTGGCGAACTTGCCAACGAAGTAAAAACAGCAGCAGCGTACTACCGCAGTAAAGGCATTGGCCGTGGCGACCGTGTGCTGGTGTTTGTGCCCATGAGTATTGAGCT is part of the Bacteroidota bacterium genome and encodes:
- a CDS encoding SRPBCC family protein, with product MKNRRKLILRTLLVLPFVAALAVWIFSRYKSHDNLPYKAIAYSVEINASPEEVFAYLGHSEKAGEWSVFVHHITTLNSDSFADGTVGCRRRCYCNADEKGTQWDELITEVVPGKRRQLTIYNLVDFDMTANGLYTEQLYTPLDGGKRCRLTLSLFYKNAEPSVWELVKTHLSSWKAESIFARNLANIKRNIEKQR